A region of Streptomyces halobius DNA encodes the following proteins:
- a CDS encoding protein kinase family protein, whose translation MDEYAGRVLAERYRLPLRPLGDGDFGAEDFAETRAFDTYSGQEVVLRQVPLPEVVEAEFVDGGFAGPGHRGGGGNGSTGGADRSPREPAVRHALEAATAAAGLPDHPLLEQVFDVFAQDGSLWIVGERVAARPLAALVAARSLSPHRAAEIAADVLTALRALHAHGWIHRNITDRTVLICDDGRAILSGLAVGAAQEALCGYGWVPGEATAVDAPAVVAPAVDGPTVDAPVVDASAPEAAAVEASGSEVVAPEAVVLTKGGTGAIPAPRREPEQDDGPTPTLGSTPTPGPTPTLGSTPPPGPTPMPSPTTTHATAYGRPTPGLAAERARQARLNVIGPVTERWAPEQAGRADESGQLAAQAGPATDLWALGALLYRSVRGRPPYPEESAVELARLVCAQPPDSAEECGTLRPVVESLLRRDPADRPAFEELSDRLRTLIRTAPEPELGSRLVTMPALGGGTDPRRLPILRRRGELVRRGRLTNGRGRPRRAHRERPAEAQPMPQPPGLSASPPVAPAPPRQRPPKQPKPLRQPAPRPPKPLREPVVRRSRPAGAPRQQARGPRHLGRLLLGLILLLLVGAMAFAMLFLPKADEGAEAGRHGGAHTGTSDSAGPSGSAGVEPGGSPAPSPGQDGGQDGGGDGQDSGSAGTGAPRSSAPAKGFQVRKDPEGFRIAVRDGWQRRGTNQRGQVRYLGGDYELVIVPGRDTTARFGADPMAYQQKKEAELAPYRASDWSSASGLRRIDVGQTAMAEGTFTWRDSSGREVYVRNLAMIHNGRYHLVLVIGPDDGRREVDHLYEQATSSYRPN comes from the coding sequence GTGGACGAGTACGCGGGGAGAGTGCTCGCCGAGCGCTATCGCCTGCCGCTGCGGCCCTTGGGCGACGGGGATTTCGGTGCCGAGGACTTCGCCGAGACCCGCGCGTTCGACACCTACAGCGGGCAGGAGGTCGTACTCCGTCAGGTGCCGCTGCCGGAGGTCGTGGAGGCGGAGTTCGTCGACGGGGGTTTCGCCGGGCCGGGGCACCGGGGCGGTGGCGGTAACGGGTCGACGGGCGGGGCGGACCGTAGCCCCCGAGAACCCGCCGTACGGCACGCGTTGGAGGCCGCCACGGCGGCCGCCGGACTGCCCGACCACCCGCTGCTGGAGCAGGTCTTCGACGTCTTCGCGCAGGACGGCAGCCTGTGGATCGTCGGCGAACGTGTCGCCGCCCGCCCGCTGGCCGCGCTGGTCGCGGCGCGGTCCCTCTCCCCGCACCGTGCCGCGGAGATCGCCGCGGATGTGCTCACGGCGCTGCGCGCGCTGCATGCGCACGGCTGGATCCACCGCAATATCACCGACCGTACGGTCCTGATCTGCGACGACGGCCGGGCGATCCTGTCCGGTCTGGCGGTGGGCGCGGCCCAGGAGGCGCTGTGCGGGTACGGGTGGGTGCCGGGGGAGGCAACGGCCGTCGACGCGCCGGCCGTAGTCGCTCCGGCCGTTGACGGTCCGACCGTCGATGCTCCGGTTGTTGACGCGTCGGCTCCCGAGGCCGCTGCCGTTGAGGCGTCGGGCTCCGAAGTCGTGGCCCCCGAGGCTGTGGTTCTCACGAAGGGCGGGACGGGAGCGATCCCCGCGCCACGTCGCGAGCCCGAGCAGGACGACGGACCCACCCCCACGCTCGGCTCCACCCCCACGCCCGGACCCACCCCCACGCTCGGCTCCACCCCCCCGCCCGGACCCACCCCCATGCCCAGCCCCACCACCACGCACGCCACCGCGTACGGCCGTCCCACCCCCGGCCTCGCCGCAGAGCGCGCGCGGCAAGCGCGGCTGAACGTCATCGGCCCGGTAACCGAGCGCTGGGCGCCGGAGCAGGCCGGACGGGCGGACGAGAGTGGGCAGTTGGCTGCGCAGGCCGGTCCGGCCACCGACCTCTGGGCGCTCGGTGCGCTGCTGTACCGGAGCGTGCGGGGCCGCCCTCCCTACCCCGAGGAGAGCGCCGTCGAACTCGCGCGGCTGGTATGCGCGCAGCCGCCCGACTCCGCCGAGGAGTGCGGGACGCTCCGGCCCGTCGTCGAGTCGCTGCTCCGCCGGGACCCCGCCGACCGGCCGGCCTTCGAGGAGCTGAGTGACCGGCTGCGTACGCTGATCCGTACGGCGCCGGAGCCGGAACTCGGCAGCCGGCTGGTGACGATGCCGGCGTTGGGCGGGGGCACGGATCCGCGACGGTTGCCGATCCTGCGGCGGCGCGGCGAACTCGTCCGCAGGGGACGGCTCACGAATGGCCGGGGGCGGCCGCGAAGAGCCCACCGTGAGCGGCCTGCCGAAGCACAGCCCATGCCACAGCCGCCGGGCCTGTCGGCGTCACCGCCGGTCGCCCCCGCACCCCCACGGCAGCGGCCCCCCAAGCAGCCCAAGCCGCTGCGGCAGCCGGCGCCCCGGCCCCCGAAGCCGCTCCGCGAGCCCGTGGTCCGGCGGTCGCGGCCGGCAGGTGCGCCGCGCCAACAGGCGCGCGGGCCACGCCACCTCGGTCGGCTGCTGCTCGGCCTGATTTTGCTGCTCCTGGTGGGGGCGATGGCCTTCGCCATGCTGTTCCTGCCGAAGGCCGACGAGGGGGCCGAGGCCGGGCGGCACGGCGGCGCCCATACGGGTACCTCGGATTCAGCGGGACCATCGGGCTCGGCGGGCGTGGAACCCGGCGGCAGCCCCGCACCCTCCCCCGGCCAGGACGGCGGTCAGGACGGCGGCGGCGACGGCCAGGACAGCGGCTCGGCCGGCACCGGGGCGCCGCGGTCCTCCGCGCCCGCCAAGGGCTTCCAGGTGCGCAAGGACCCCGAGGGCTTTCGGATCGCCGTCCGCGACGGCTGGCAGCGGCGGGGCACGAACCAGCGGGGCCAGGTCCGCTACCTCGGCGGGGACTACGAGCTGGTGATCGTGCCCGGCCGCGACACCACCGCCCGCTTCGGCGCGGACCCGATGGCCTACCAGCAGAAGAAAGAGGCCGAGCTGGCGCCGTACCGCGCTTCCGACTGGTCGTCCGCCTCCGGCCTGCGCCGGATAGACGTCGGACAGACGGCGATGGCCGAGGGCACCTTCACCTGGCGCGACAGCAGCGGCCGCGAGGTCTACGTACGCAACCTCGCAATGATCCACAACGGGCGCTACCACCTCGTCCTCGTCATCGGCCCGGACGACGGCCGGCGCGAGGTGGACCACCTCTACGAGCAGGCGACCAGCTCCTACCGTCCCAACTAG
- a CDS encoding acyl-CoA dehydrogenase family protein: MDLTYTPEEEDFRARLRQWLGEVLPLLPAKPAATDWPGRRAYDAAWQRMLYDAGYAGLHWPRDAGGQGVTPAQHLIFLEETELAGAPYVGANFVGLLHAGPTIVAEGTPEQRARWLPPILRGDEIWCQGFSEPDAGSDLAALRTRAVRDGDTYVISGSKIWTSHAEIADWCELLVRTDPEAPKHRGISWLAMPMDAPGVTVRPLRTLAGSAEFAEVFLDEVRVPAADRVGAENDGWRVTNVTLAFERGTAFVGEVVACRRVLGALARTARDNGRWDDAVLRRRLGRLSAEFTALWRLTQWNVSASRSAGGAPGAGGSVFKLRYSHARQELYDAAAEVLGAGALDADHTWVADRLSALSYTIAAGTSQIQRNIVAERILGLPKGR; the protein is encoded by the coding sequence ATGGACCTCACCTATACACCGGAAGAGGAGGACTTCCGGGCGCGGCTGCGCCAGTGGCTCGGCGAGGTGCTGCCCCTGTTGCCCGCGAAGCCCGCGGCGACCGACTGGCCGGGCCGCCGGGCGTACGACGCGGCCTGGCAGCGGATGCTGTACGACGCTGGATATGCGGGCCTGCACTGGCCGCGGGACGCCGGCGGGCAGGGTGTCACCCCGGCCCAGCACCTGATCTTCCTGGAGGAGACGGAACTGGCCGGCGCGCCCTACGTAGGGGCCAACTTCGTCGGGCTGCTGCACGCCGGGCCGACCATCGTCGCCGAGGGCACCCCGGAGCAGCGCGCCCGCTGGCTGCCGCCGATCCTGCGGGGCGACGAGATCTGGTGCCAGGGCTTCAGTGAACCGGACGCCGGGTCCGATCTCGCGGCGCTGCGCACGAGGGCGGTGCGCGACGGTGATACGTATGTGATCAGCGGCAGCAAGATCTGGACCTCGCACGCGGAGATCGCCGACTGGTGCGAGCTGCTGGTCCGCACCGATCCGGAAGCGCCCAAGCACCGCGGGATCAGCTGGCTCGCGATGCCGATGGACGCGCCGGGGGTGACGGTCCGGCCGCTGCGTACGCTCGCCGGCTCGGCGGAGTTCGCCGAGGTGTTCCTCGACGAGGTGCGGGTGCCGGCCGCCGACCGCGTCGGGGCGGAGAACGACGGCTGGCGGGTGACGAATGTGACGCTGGCCTTCGAGCGCGGCACCGCTTTCGTGGGGGAGGTGGTGGCCTGCCGCCGGGTGCTCGGCGCGCTCGCCCGTACCGCCCGCGACAACGGCCGCTGGGACGATGCCGTACTGCGCCGCAGACTCGGGCGGCTGAGCGCGGAGTTCACCGCACTGTGGCGGCTCACGCAGTGGAACGTCAGCGCGTCCCGGTCCGCAGGGGGTGCCCCGGGCGCCGGCGGCTCGGTCTTCAAGCTGCGGTATTCGCATGCCCGGCAGGAACTGTACGACGCGGCGGCCGAGGTGCTGGGCGCCGGCGCGCTGGACGCGGACCACACATGGGTCGCGGACCGGCTCTCCGCCCTCTCGTACACGATCGCGGCCGGTACGTCCCAGATCCAGCGGAACATCGTCGCCGAGCGGATCCTCGGCCTGCCGAAGGGGCGGTGA
- a CDS encoding acyl-CoA dehydrogenase family protein encodes MDFQPADEQRALRDGARELLAARFGRDRLRAAVDDPTLDRALWRELGDAGFFALRLPEAVGGVGLGLPEAVLVFEETGRALLPGPLVACQLLAGLVDGVATGEKIVGLCDAVTGPGGGAAGPVLWEHPADCDELISVQGAEASVESVGGALAGEASVAETGRGRVAMAYRSVAARVSRAPFASVDPLTPLARVTDVPCTAPLALDVPRLRREAALLTAAQQLGSAARTVDMAVAYARERAQFGAPIGSFQAIKHLCAQMLVRAETARCAVYAASITGCAREVTGAKMLADHAAVWNARDCLQVHGGMGFTWEADVHLHLKRAWLRAERWGTACDAEEVLAADLVACGGGL; translated from the coding sequence GTGGACTTCCAACCCGCCGATGAGCAAAGGGCGTTGCGGGACGGGGCGCGGGAGCTGCTGGCGGCGCGGTTCGGCCGGGACCGGCTGCGCGCGGCGGTCGACGATCCCACGCTGGACCGCGCGCTGTGGCGCGAGCTGGGCGATGCCGGATTCTTCGCGCTGCGGCTGCCGGAAGCGGTCGGCGGGGTCGGGCTGGGCCTGCCGGAAGCGGTGCTGGTCTTCGAGGAGACCGGCCGGGCGCTGCTGCCCGGACCGCTGGTCGCCTGTCAGCTGCTGGCCGGGCTGGTGGACGGCGTCGCGACCGGCGAGAAGATCGTCGGGCTGTGCGACGCGGTGACCGGGCCGGGGGGCGGGGCGGCCGGGCCGGTGCTGTGGGAACACCCCGCCGACTGCGATGAGTTGATCTCGGTGCAGGGGGCGGAGGCGTCGGTGGAGTCGGTGGGTGGGGCATTGGCGGGTGAGGCGTCGGTGGCAGAGACGGGCAGGGGGCGCGTCGCCATGGCGTACCGGAGCGTGGCCGCCCGGGTCTCCCGCGCCCCCTTCGCCTCCGTCGACCCGCTCACCCCGCTCGCCCGGGTCACCGACGTCCCGTGCACGGCGCCCCTGGCCCTGGACGTGCCCCGGCTGCGTCGCGAGGCCGCGCTGCTCACCGCCGCCCAGCAGCTGGGCAGCGCCGCCCGCACGGTCGACATGGCGGTCGCGTACGCCCGCGAGCGCGCACAGTTCGGCGCGCCCATCGGCTCCTTCCAGGCGATCAAGCATCTGTGCGCACAGATGCTCGTACGGGCCGAGACGGCCCGATGCGCTGTGTATGCGGCGTCGATTACTGGCTGTGCGCGCGAAGTGACCGGAGCGAAAATGCTCGCGGACCATGCCGCGGTGTGGAACGCCCGTGACTGTCTGCAGGTGCATGGTGGAATGGGGTTCACGTGGGAGGCCGATGTCCATCTGCATCTGAAGCGGGCCTGGTTGCGGGCCGAGCGCTGGGGCACGGCGTGCGATGCGGAAGAAGTGCTGGCCGCGGACCTGGTGGCGTGCGGTGGCGGGCTGTAG
- a CDS encoding ATP-binding protein, with protein MQVLQVQLEVRPDPAEVGRARRWARSRLVGSGIGVDEPLAETLILLISELVTNAVVHTGSEAELRMCFSGAGAVVGTVRVEVVDASARPPRQRHAAGEDTNGRGLELVDGLADRWGWQQEGAGKRIWCEVDRGQPVLMAAGAELTAYEPQCTMANRA; from the coding sequence GTGCAGGTGCTTCAAGTGCAGTTGGAGGTACGGCCCGACCCCGCGGAGGTGGGGCGGGCCCGACGGTGGGCCCGGTCCCGGCTCGTGGGGTCCGGCATAGGGGTCGATGAGCCGCTGGCGGAGACATTGATCCTGCTGATTTCCGAACTCGTCACCAATGCCGTGGTGCACACCGGCTCGGAGGCCGAGCTGCGGATGTGCTTCTCCGGGGCGGGAGCCGTGGTGGGCACCGTGCGCGTCGAGGTGGTGGACGCCAGCGCCCGCCCGCCGCGCCAGCGGCACGCCGCCGGCGAGGACACCAACGGCCGTGGCCTGGAACTGGTCGACGGTCTCGCGGACCGCTGGGGCTGGCAGCAGGAAGGCGCCGGCAAGCGGATCTGGTGCGAGGTGGACCGCGGTCAGCCGGTGCTGATGGCGGCGGGGGCGGAACTTACGGCATATGAACCCCAATGCACTATGGCAAATCGGGCGTAA
- a CDS encoding cyclase family protein: MPLPQEFHDIAKRVNNWGRWGADDEIGTLNLITRRVVRDAAACVRSGRRVPLALPLRQDGVQTGAIPGRVNPLHTMTAVNQEIFGPGTVAISDDVVTMGLQAATHWDGLTHVSHSGRLYNNRPADSITAHGGATRLGIEKATPIASRGLLLDVARAHGTDRLPGGHVVTPEDLDTAEELAGARVRAGDVVLVRTGQMRHYLAGDRQSYAFPSPGLSLRTPEWFHARDVAAVANDTLTFEIFPPEIRNLWLPVHALDLVEMGMLQGQNWNLEELSEVCAAERRWTFFLSAMAEPFVGGSGTPVAPVAIL, translated from the coding sequence GTGCCCCTGCCGCAGGAGTTCCACGACATCGCCAAACGCGTCAACAACTGGGGGCGTTGGGGTGCCGACGACGAGATCGGGACCCTCAACCTCATCACCCGCCGGGTGGTACGGGACGCCGCCGCATGCGTCCGCAGCGGCCGCCGCGTCCCGCTCGCGCTACCGCTCCGACAGGACGGCGTACAGACCGGCGCGATCCCCGGCCGGGTCAACCCGCTGCACACCATGACCGCCGTCAACCAGGAGATCTTCGGTCCCGGTACGGTCGCCATCTCGGACGACGTGGTGACCATGGGCCTCCAGGCGGCCACCCACTGGGACGGCCTCACCCACGTGTCACACTCCGGGCGGCTCTACAACAACCGCCCCGCCGACTCCATCACCGCACACGGCGGCGCCACCCGCCTCGGCATCGAGAAGGCCACCCCGATCGCCTCCCGTGGCCTGCTGCTCGACGTGGCCCGCGCACACGGCACCGACCGGCTACCGGGCGGGCACGTCGTCACACCCGAAGACCTCGACACGGCTGAGGAGTTGGCGGGGGCCAGGGTCCGAGCCGGGGACGTCGTCCTCGTGCGCACCGGACAGATGCGGCATTACCTGGCGGGCGACCGGCAGTCCTACGCGTTCCCCTCCCCCGGCCTCTCCCTGCGCACCCCGGAATGGTTCCACGCACGCGATGTCGCGGCGGTCGCCAACGACACCCTCACCTTTGAGATCTTCCCGCCGGAGATCAGGAACCTGTGGCTGCCCGTACACGCCCTGGACCTGGTCGAGATGGGCATGCTGCAGGGCCAGAACTGGAATCTGGAGGAACTGTCGGAGGTGTGCGCGGCGGAGCGGCGCTGGACGTTCTTCCTCTCCGCGATGGCGGAGCCGTTCGTCGGCGGATCCGGCACCCCAGTGGCGCCGGTGGCGATCCTCTGA
- a CDS encoding SDR family oxidoreductase — translation MGNFLADKVVAVTGAGRGIGRAIALAAAAEGAKVVVNDYGVSIDGAEPSSEVAESVVKEIEAAGGAATAVADDVSTMAGGQRIVDTALAQYGRIDGVVCVAGILRERMLFNMSEEEWDPVIATHLKGTFTVFRAAAAVMRRQGAGTLIGFTSGNHQGSVSQANYAAAKGGIISLVRSAALGLHKYGVTANAVAPVARTRMSAKVPMELKEIGEPEDVAAFVLYLLSERARDVTGQVYTVAGPKIAVWAQPGELRSVYADGGWTPEKIADLLPGAVGCDPMPLLGRPLRSA, via the coding sequence ATGGGGAACTTCTTGGCCGACAAGGTGGTCGCCGTCACGGGCGCGGGCCGCGGCATCGGGCGGGCCATCGCCCTGGCGGCCGCCGCCGAGGGCGCGAAGGTGGTCGTCAACGACTACGGCGTCTCGATCGACGGCGCCGAGCCCAGCAGCGAGGTCGCCGAGAGTGTGGTGAAGGAGATCGAGGCAGCGGGCGGGGCGGCGACGGCCGTGGCCGATGATGTGTCGACGATGGCCGGCGGGCAGCGGATCGTGGACACCGCGCTGGCGCAGTACGGGCGGATCGACGGTGTGGTGTGTGTGGCCGGGATTCTGCGCGAGCGGATGCTCTTCAACATGTCCGAGGAGGAGTGGGACCCCGTCATCGCCACCCACCTGAAGGGGACGTTCACGGTGTTCCGGGCGGCGGCCGCGGTAATGCGGCGGCAAGGCGCCGGGACGCTGATCGGTTTCACCAGCGGGAATCATCAGGGGTCGGTTTCCCAGGCCAACTACGCCGCCGCCAAGGGCGGGATCATCTCACTGGTGCGGAGCGCGGCGCTGGGCCTGCACAAGTACGGGGTGACCGCGAACGCGGTGGCACCCGTCGCGCGTACACGGATGTCGGCGAAGGTGCCGATGGAGCTGAAGGAGATCGGGGAGCCGGAGGACGTGGCGGCGTTCGTTCTCTACTTGCTGAGCGAGCGGGCGCGGGATGTGACGGGCCAGGTCTACACGGTGGCGGGGCCGAAGATCGCGGTGTGGGCCCAGCCGGGGGAGCTTCGCTCGGTTTACGCCGATGGGGGGTGGACGCCGGAGAAGATTGCCGATCTGCTGCCGGGGGCAGTGGGGTGCGATCCGATGCCCCTTCTGGGGCGTCCGCTGCGCTCGGCGTGA